A window of the Herpetosiphon gulosus genome harbors these coding sequences:
- a CDS encoding GNAT family N-acetyltransferase: MTIHYKRDLDGIDWAQLKAELAGDDFDNGRTPEQYQRSFAASYSVCFALDGQRIIGKARALSDGVCNGYIVDVWTHSDYRRQGIASHLVKQILADLQGQHVCLFTDDMQTFYLQLGFAEETTGMSQVIGQWLQNA; this comes from the coding sequence ATGACAATTCACTACAAGCGCGATTTGGATGGTATTGATTGGGCGCAATTAAAAGCTGAGCTGGCTGGCGATGATTTTGATAATGGCCGCACGCCTGAGCAATATCAACGTTCATTTGCTGCAAGTTATAGTGTTTGCTTTGCACTTGACGGCCAGCGGATTATCGGCAAAGCCCGTGCTTTATCCGATGGCGTGTGCAATGGCTATATTGTCGATGTTTGGACGCATAGCGATTATCGTCGCCAAGGTATTGCTAGCCATTTGGTTAAGCAAATTCTAGCTGATTTGCAAGGCCAACACGTCTGTTTATTTACCGACGATATGCAAACGTTCTATCTGCAACTTGGCTTTGCCGAAGAAACCACAGGTATGTCGCAAGTGATCGGCCAATGGCTTCAGAACGCATAA